The genomic segment CGCGGCGACCGGCCTGGTCGCCGCGATCGTCTGCTGGGTGGTGCTGCGCCGCTACCGGGGGCCGCTGCTGCTCGTCGTGCTCGCGCTGGGTGGCGCGGGCTGCGCGCTGCTCACCGCCTGGGTCGGTGGCCGGGTCGGGCTCGCCGACTTCGACGCACTGCTCGGCGCCGCCCAGCCGGGCTGGCGGTTCCCCTACCCGCTGCGGCTCGGTGCGCGCGGCGCGATCGTGCTGGCGCCGCTGTTCGCGGTGCTCACCTACACCGTGTTGGCCGGTTTCTCCCGGTATCCCGCGTTACGGGCCCGGCGGACCGCGGGGCCCGCCGAGCCAGAGCTGGTCGACCCGGTGCGACTGCCGCTGATCCCGGCCCGGAACAGCGCCGGGTCGACGGAGCCGGATTCCGGCACGCCGGCCGCCGGGCCGGACCACCAGCCGGGACCGGCGGGCGCCGGCCCGGCGGACGACCCGGCCGATGCGCCGACGTCGGCCGGATCGTCGTCCCGCGTCGGGCCCGACGCGGACAGCGCCGCCGCACCCGGGGCGGTGGCGACCGGCGGGGTGGTGGCCGGGCCGGCACCCCGGCCCGACGACGCGGTCCCCGGCATCGCCTGGCCGGCTCCGCCACCCGGCCCGCCGGTAGGTGGTCCGCCACCGCCGGCGTTCGGCGCTCCCGGCGCCGCGCCGGACGCAGCCGCTTCGCCGTCCGGTCCGGGGCCGTCCGCTCCGCGGCGTTCGGATCCGGGGCCATCCGCTCCCGGGCTGGCCGGTCAAGGGCCGTCCGGTCCCGGGTCGTCCGCTGCGGGGCCGTCCGCTGCGGGGCAGTCGGGTCCGGGGCCGTCCGGCCCACCGGCCGCGGGGCCGGCGCAGGCGGCTGGCCCGGCGCCGCACCCCGCCGCACCGGACGGGCGGCAGGGACCGGACGCATCGTGGGGGGCCGGCTCGCCGGTCGACCCGTTCGCGCCCGACGGCTTCCCGGCCGCACCTGCCCAGACACCGCCACCGGCGCCGATGGACCCGGTGGACTGGCCGGACGCGCCACGCCGGTCCTGAGCCGAGGTCGCCCGGCATCCCGGCGGCCGGTCAGTTGACCCCGGCCGGTACCTGGAAGTCGGTGAGGGCCGCCGGTACCGCGGACAGCGCCGCGACCAGGCTCGTCTCCCGACGAAGCAGGCCGAGCTCGCCGCGCAGCCGGTGCGCGGCGTCCGGCTCGGCGAGCAGCCGCTGCCGGTCCGCCACGCTCAGCGAGGCGCTCGCGGCGACCAGATGCGACAGCACCGCCGGATCGTCCGGCAGCTGGTCCTGCGCCGCCTCGGGGGACACCGCGTCCGGGCCGGCCACGTGGGCGAGCTCGCGCAGGTACCGGCGGAACGCGGCGAGCACGCTCGGCACCAGCGTCTCGGCCTGGCGCAGCTCGGCCGGGTCGGACCGTTCCGGCAGCCAGTCGACCGAGGCGCGCAGGTACGGTGCGGAGTCGGTGTCGACGGCCACCACGGCGAACCGGCGGCGGCCGACCGCGACCACGTCGTAGCGCCCGTCGGGGTGGCTGGTGACCTGCCGCAACTCGGCGCTGCAGCCGACCTCGTAGAGGGTGGTGCCGTCGTGGTCGCCGGTCTCGGTGCCGCGACGGATCGCCACCACACCGAACTCGCGGTCGCGCTCGGCGGGCTGCTGCGTGAGGTGCTTCACCAGCGCGCGGTAACGCGGCTCGAAGATGTGCAGCGGCAGCACGACCCCGGGGAACAGCACGGTCCCCAGCGGGAACAGCGGAATGGCGTCGGTCACAGTACCGAGCCTACGGGTTGCCCGCTGCCGGGCCGACTCCCGACGGACCGCCTTCCTGGCCGTTTCCGCCCTCGGCACGCCTGTCCATGCCGGAACGCCGATCCGGTCCGGCTCGCCGCCCTCGTCGGCGATCGATGTCGGTCGTGGTGCCCTACGCCACCGGTTCCCGCAGGTCGGGACGCCTAGACTTGACGCGTGCTGACTCGTGTCGACCTGCGCGGTACCACCACGGACCCGCGCGACGTGCTGCCCCGTGCCCAGCTCGACGTGGCGGCCGCGATCGAACAGATCCGGCCGACCGTCGAGGCGGTGCATCAGCATGGCGTGCCCGCGGTGCTGGCCGCCACGGAGCGGTTCGACCGGGTCCGGCCGCGCCGGCTGCGGGTGCCGGCCGAGGCGATCGCGGCGGCGGCTGGCACGCTCGACGACGCGGTCCGCGTCGGGCTGCAGACCTCGATCGACCGGGCCCGCGCGGTGCACGCCGACCAACGCCGCACCGATGTGACCACCCAGGTCGTCCCGGGCGGCACCGTCACCGAGCGCTGGGTGCCGGTGTCCCGGGTCGGGCTGTACGTGCCGGGCGGCCTCGCGCCGCTGCTGTCCAGCGTGGTGATGAACGTGGTGCCGGCGCAGCTGGCCGGCGTGTCCTCGATCGCGCTGGCCTCGCCGCCGCAGCGCGACACCGGCCTGCCGCACCCGGGCGTCCTCGCCGCCTGCGCCCTACTCGGCGTCGACGAGGTGTACGCGATCGGCGGCGCGCAGGCGATCGCCGCGTTCGCCTATGGGCTGCGCGCCGAGTCGGCCGCCGCCGCGGAGTCGGCCGACGAGCCGGTCGCCGATCCGGAGCTGGCCGGCGATCCGGTCGGCGGCTGGTTGCTGGAGCCGGTCGACCTGGTCACCGGGCCGGGCAACATCTTCGTCACCGCGGCGAAGCGGATGCTGCGCGGCGTGGTCGGGATCGACTCGGAGGCCGGGACCACCGAGATCGCCGTGCTCGCCGACGACACTGCCGACCCGGTGCACGTGGCCGCCGACCTGATCAGCCAGGCCGAGCACGACCCGGCCGCGGCGAGCGTGCTGGTCACCCCGAGCGAGTCGCTGCTCGCGGCGGTGGAGGCGCAGCTCGCCGTGCAGGTGCCGGCGACCCGGCACCACGAGCGGGTGGCCACCGCGCTGTCCGGCAAGCAGTCCGGGGTGGTGCTGGTGGACGATCTCGACCACGGCCTGCGGGTGGTGGACGCCTACGCGGCCGAGCACCTGGAGATCCAGACCGCGGACGCGGCGCGGGTGGCGTCCCGGGTGCGCAACGCCGGCGCGATCTTCGTCGGGGCGTACTCGCCGGTGTCGCTCGGTGACTACGCGGCGGGGTCCAACCACGTGCTGCCCACCGGCGGCTGCGCGCGGCACTCGTCCGGCCTGTCGGTGCAGACGTTCCTGCGCGGCATCCACGTCGTCGACTACTCGCAGCAGGCGCTGCGCGAGGTGGCTCCGCACGTGGTGGCGCTGTCGGCGGCCGAGGATCTGCCGGCGCACGGGCAGGCGGTCACGGCCCGGTTCGGCGGTGCGGTGTGACCGACATCGCGCTGGCCGACCTGCCGCTGCGTGACGACCTGCGTGGCCGCACGCCGTACGGGGCGCCGCAGCTGAACGTGCCGATCCGGCTCAACACCAACGAGAACTCGTACCCGGTGCCGGACGAGGTGACCGCCGCGATGGCCGACGCGCTCGGCGCGCAGCTGCGTGACCTCAATCGCTACCCGGACCGGGACGCGGTCGCGCTGCGCGCCGACCTGGCCCGGTACCTGAGCGCCCGGCACGGCCGGCACCTCGCCGCGGCACAGGTGTGGGCGGCGAACGGTTCCAACGAGGTGCTGCAGCAGCTGTTGCAGGCGTTCGGCGGCGCCGGGCGGACCGCGCTGGGGTTCACCCCGGCGTACTCGATGCACCCGCTGATCGCGCTCGCCACCGGCACCGGATGGCTGGACGGGCCGCGGGCGGCCGACTTCGGCATCGACACCGACGCCGCCGTCGCGTTGATCGAGCAACGCCGGCCGGAGGTGGTGTTCGTCTGCTCGCCGAACAACCCGACCGGTACCGCGGTGTCGCTGGAGACGCTCGACGCGATCGCCGCCGCGGCACCGGGCATGGTCGTCGTGGACGAGGCGTACGCGGAGTTCGCCCGGCCCGGCACGCCGACGGCGCTGGAGCTGCTGGACAGGTACCCCCGGTTGGTGGTGACGCGCACCATGAGCAAGGCGTTCGCGCTGGCCGGTGCCCGGGTGGGCTACCTCGCCGCGGCGCCCGCGGTGGTGGACGCGCTGCAGCTGGTCCGGCTGCCGTACCACCTGTCGGCGCTGACCCAGGCGGTCGCCCGCGCCGCCCTGGCACACTCCGACGCGTTGCTGGCCACGGTGGACGCGCTGAAGACCGAACGGGACCGGATCGTCACCGAGCTGACCGCGATGGGCCTGCGCGTCGCCGCGAGCGACGCGAACTTCGTCCTGTTCGGTGGCTTCGCCGGCAACGACCAGAAGCGGGTCTGGCAGGCGCTGCTGGACGACGGGGTGCTGGTACGCGACGTCGGCCTGCCGGGCTGGCTGCGGGTCAGCGCCGGCACCCCCGTCGAAACCGACGCCTTCCTCACTGCGTTACGTTCGGTGCATCCGGCGGGTGCCGGCGCGCCGAGCGGCTGAGCCGGCCCGTCGACCCCGATCCGAGAACCCAACGCGAACCCGCGGAGCTGCGCATGACGAGGACCGCCCGGGTGGAACGCACCACCGGCGAGACCAAGGTGCTGGTCGAGATCGATCTGGACGGCACCGGTGGCGCCGACGTCGCCACCGGCGTCGGGTTCTTCGACCACATGCTCAACCAGCTGGCCAAGCACGGCGGCTTCGGCCTGGTCGTGCACACCGTCGGCGACCTGGACATCGACGCGCACCACACGCTGGAGGACACTGCGATCGCGCTGGGGCAGGCGTTCGCGGCGGCCCTGGGCGACAAGGCCGGCATCCAGCGGTTCGGCGATGCGGTGGTACCGCTGGACGAGGCGCTGGTGCAGGCGGTCGTGGACCTGTCCGGCCGGGCGTACGTGGTGCACGACGAACCGGTCGACCTGGCGCCGATGATCGGCCCGCAGTACCCGACGAGCATGACCCGGCACATCTGGGAGTCGTTCGGTAACAACGCGAAGTTGACGCTGCACGTCAACGTACTGCGCGGGCCCGGCCGGGGCAGCGGGCGGACGCGCACCACGTGGTGGAGGCGCAGTTCAAGGCGGTGGCGAGGGCGCTGCGGCAGGCGGTCACCGTGGATCCGCGCGGCGGCGGGGTGCCGAGTACCAAGGGGCTGCTCTAGCCGGCGCGGGCCGGGTGCCGGTCGGCTCGGGCGTACGTGGTGCCCGCCACACCGTGCGCCCGGCGCTCGCGGCCGGACCACCGGCGACATGCATGGCCTGCTATACAGGCGGGACGGTCGCCCGGCCGGCGGTGGGAGCCGTCCGGCGGGTGGCGGAAGGCCGAGGTGCCCGCGGGAGGCGGGCGGGAGGGACAGCAGTGCAGAGCATTCTGCCCATCGCGCTGTTCGCACTGGGCGGGGTTCTGCTCGGCGGCGCGTGGTCGATCAAGCAGCAGAGCGGGTCCAGGGCGCTGATCGTGGGCTTCGTGGTGCTGGCCGTGGTCGCGGTGCTGGGCGGCATCGCCTGGCTGTTGCCCAAGGGCACGTTCTGAGGCGGCCGGGCCGGTCGGGAGAGAGGTAGGCAATGGCGCGTCGAGTGGTGGTCCTCGACTACGGCTCGGGCAACATCCACTCGGTGCATCGGGCGCTGCAGCGGGTCGGTGCCGACGTGACGGTCGCGACCGATCCGACCGAGGGGGTCGACGCCGACGGTCTGGTGGTGCCGGGCGTCGGGGCGTACACGCACTGCGTGAGCCAGCTGGACGCCATCGGTGGCCGCGCGGTGGTGGCCGACCGGGTCGCCGCCGGCCGGCCGGTGCTCGGCATCTGTGTCGGGCTGCAGATCCTGTTCGACGCCGGCCGGGAGCACGGCATCCTCACCAAGGGGTTGGGCCTGCTGCCCGGCGAGGTGACCCGGCTGCTCGCCCCGCGGGTGCCGCACATGGGCTGGAACACCGTGAGCTGGCAGCCGGGTGACCCGCTGTTCACCGGCCTCGACGCGGGCGCACGATGCTATTTCGTGCACTCGTACGCGGCGCGGCCGTCTCGTGCGCTGCGGGCCGCCGGGGCCCGGGTCGCGACCAGCGTGCACGGCGAGGTGTTCGTCGCGGCGGTCTCGCTCGGCGCGCTGTCGGCGACCCAGTTCCATCCGGAGAAGTCCGGCGACGTCGGTGCGACCCTGCTGGCGAACTGGGTGTCCGGGCTGTAAATCCGTCCACTGTGGACGGGACTGACGAGGGGAACGCTGCATCATGTTGACGCTGCTGCCCGCGGTGGACGTGGCCGATGGCCGGGCCGTCCAGCTGGTCCAGGGCAAGGCGGGTTCGGAGCGGGTGTTCGGCGAGCCGCGAGCGGCGGCGCTGCGCTGGCAGCAGCAGGGCGCGAGCTGGATCCACCTGGTCGACCTGGATGCCGCGTTCGGTCGCGGCTCCAACGCCGAACTGCTGGCCGAGGTGATCGGCTCGCTGGATGTGCAGGTGGAACTGTCCGGTGGGATCCGGGACGACGAGTCGCTGCACCGGGCGCTGTCGACCGGCGCCCGGCGGGTCAACATCGGTACCGCCGCGCTGGAGGATCCCGACTGGTGCGACAAGGTCGTCGGCGAGTACGGCGACCGGGTCGCGATCGGCCTCGACGTGCGGGGAACCCGGCTCGCTGCCCGCGGCTGGACCCGGGACGGTGGCGAGCTGTACGAGGTGCTCGCCCGGCTGGAGGCGGCCGGTTGCGCCCGCTACGTGGTGACCGACGTCAACTCCGACGGCATGTTGCGTGGCCCGAACCTGGACCTGCTGCGCGACGTGTGCGCGCACGCCACCGCGCCGGTGATCGCCTCCGGCGGGGTGTCGACGCTCGACGACCTGCGCGCGCTGACCGCGCTGGAGCCGCTCGGCGTGGAGGGTGCCATCGCCGGTACCGCGCTCTACACCGGGGCGTTCACGGTGACCGAGGCGCTCGCGGTGCTGCGTGCGGAGGCGCGATGAGCGCCCCGGCCAGTGGCGCGGAACGGTCCCGGCTGGCGGAGGGGAGCTGAGGTGACGATCGCGGTACGGGTAATTCCCTGCCTGGACGTCGCGGACGGCCGGGTGGTGAAGGGGGTCAACTTCGCGAACCTGCGTGATGCCGGCGACCCGGTGGAGCTCGCGGCCGCCTACGACGCGGCCGGCGCCGACGAGGTGACGTTCCTCGACGTGACCGCCTCGGTCGAGGATCGCTCGACGATGTTCGACGTGGTCCGGCGCACCGCCGAGAGCGTGTTCATCCCGCTGACCGTCGGGGGCGGGGTGCGCACCGTGGCGGACGTGGACGCGCTGCTGCGCGCCGGCGCCGACAAGGTCGGGGTGAACACCGCCGCGGTGTCCCGGCCGGAGCTGATCGGTGAGGTGACCGAGCAGTTCGGCCGGCAGGTGCTGGTGCTGTCGGTGGACGCCCGGCGCAGCCGGCTCACCCCCAGCGGGTACGAGGTGACCACGCACGGCGGCCGCCGCGGCACCGGGATGGACGCGGTGGACTGGGCGGTGCGGGCCGCCGATCTGGGCGCCGGGGAGATTCTGCTCAACTCGATGGACGCGGACGGCACCAAGACCGGGTTCGACCTGGAGATGATCACCGCGGTACGGGCGGTGGTCGACGTGCCGGTGGTCGCGAGCGGTGGTGCCGGCGCTGCCGAGCACTTCCCGCCGGCGGTCGCCGCGGGCGCGGACGCGGTGCTCGCGGCGAGCATCTTCCACTTCGGCGAGGTCAGCATCGCGCAGGTCAAGCAGGCGTTGGCGGCGGCCGGTCAGCCGGTGCGCTGACCGGCCGACCCGCCGGTCGGGTCGGCCGGGTCGGCGGCGGCCGGGGCGGGCACCGTCCACAGCGGGATCATCAGGTGCGCGAGCGGGCCGATCGACAC from the Actinocatenispora thailandica genome contains:
- the hisD gene encoding histidinol dehydrogenase, giving the protein MLTRVDLRGTTTDPRDVLPRAQLDVAAAIEQIRPTVEAVHQHGVPAVLAATERFDRVRPRRLRVPAEAIAAAAGTLDDAVRVGLQTSIDRARAVHADQRRTDVTTQVVPGGTVTERWVPVSRVGLYVPGGLAPLLSSVVMNVVPAQLAGVSSIALASPPQRDTGLPHPGVLAACALLGVDEVYAIGGAQAIAAFAYGLRAESAAAAESADEPVADPELAGDPVGGWLLEPVDLVTGPGNIFVTAAKRMLRGVVGIDSEAGTTEIAVLADDTADPVHVAADLISQAEHDPAAASVLVTPSESLLAAVEAQLAVQVPATRHHERVATALSGKQSGVVLVDDLDHGLRVVDAYAAEHLEIQTADAARVASRVRNAGAIFVGAYSPVSLGDYAAGSNHVLPTGGCARHSSGLSVQTFLRGIHVVDYSQQALREVAPHVVALSAAEDLPAHGQAVTARFGGAV
- the hisH gene encoding imidazole glycerol phosphate synthase subunit HisH is translated as MARRVVVLDYGSGNIHSVHRALQRVGADVTVATDPTEGVDADGLVVPGVGAYTHCVSQLDAIGGRAVVADRVAAGRPVLGICVGLQILFDAGREHGILTKGLGLLPGEVTRLLAPRVPHMGWNTVSWQPGDPLFTGLDAGARCYFVHSYAARPSRALRAAGARVATSVHGEVFVAAVSLGALSATQFHPEKSGDVGATLLANWVSGL
- a CDS encoding histidinol-phosphate transaminase, translated to MALADLPLRDDLRGRTPYGAPQLNVPIRLNTNENSYPVPDEVTAAMADALGAQLRDLNRYPDRDAVALRADLARYLSARHGRHLAAAQVWAANGSNEVLQQLLQAFGGAGRTALGFTPAYSMHPLIALATGTGWLDGPRAADFGIDTDAAVALIEQRRPEVVFVCSPNNPTGTAVSLETLDAIAAAAPGMVVVDEAYAEFARPGTPTALELLDRYPRLVVTRTMSKAFALAGARVGYLAAAPAVVDALQLVRLPYHLSALTQAVARAALAHSDALLATVDALKTERDRIVTELTAMGLRVAASDANFVLFGGFAGNDQKRVWQALLDDGVLVRDVGLPGWLRVSAGTPVETDAFLTALRSVHPAGAGAPSG
- the hisF gene encoding imidazole glycerol phosphate synthase subunit HisF, coding for MTIAVRVIPCLDVADGRVVKGVNFANLRDAGDPVELAAAYDAAGADEVTFLDVTASVEDRSTMFDVVRRTAESVFIPLTVGGGVRTVADVDALLRAGADKVGVNTAAVSRPELIGEVTEQFGRQVLVLSVDARRSRLTPSGYEVTTHGGRRGTGMDAVDWAVRAADLGAGEILLNSMDADGTKTGFDLEMITAVRAVVDVPVVASGGAGAAEHFPPAVAAGADAVLAASIFHFGEVSIAQVKQALAAAGQPVR
- a CDS encoding DUF2567 domain-containing protein; translation: MKTTMPRRPGVPRWAEALVLVVAAVCVAAVGAPLGLLWSALSPRAEVIMTDQGGMYDLETETFAAADGRLAVLTAATGLVAAIVCWVVLRRYRGPLLLVVLALGGAGCALLTAWVGGRVGLADFDALLGAAQPGWRFPYPLRLGARGAIVLAPLFAVLTYTVLAGFSRYPALRARRTAGPAEPELVDPVRLPLIPARNSAGSTEPDSGTPAAGPDHQPGPAGAGPADDPADAPTSAGSSSRVGPDADSAAAPGAVATGGVVAGPAPRPDDAVPGIAWPAPPPGPPVGGPPPPAFGAPGAAPDAAASPSGPGPSAPRRSDPGPSAPGLAGQGPSGPGSSAAGPSAAGQSGPGPSGPPAAGPAQAAGPAPHPAAPDGRQGPDASWGAGSPVDPFAPDGFPAAPAQTPPPAPMDPVDWPDAPRRS
- a CDS encoding LON peptidase substrate-binding domain-containing protein — translated: MTDAIPLFPLGTVLFPGVVLPLHIFEPRYRALVKHLTQQPAERDREFGVVAIRRGTETGDHDGTTLYEVGCSAELRQVTSHPDGRYDVVAVGRRRFAVVAVDTDSAPYLRASVDWLPERSDPAELRQAETLVPSVLAAFRRYLRELAHVAGPDAVSPEAAQDQLPDDPAVLSHLVAASASLSVADRQRLLAEPDAAHRLRGELGLLRRETSLVAALSAVPAALTDFQVPAGVN
- the priA gene encoding bifunctional 1-(5-phosphoribosyl)-5-((5-phosphoribosylamino)methylideneamino)imidazole-4-carboxamide isomerase/phosphoribosylanthranilate isomerase PriA, yielding MMLTLLPAVDVADGRAVQLVQGKAGSERVFGEPRAAALRWQQQGASWIHLVDLDAAFGRGSNAELLAEVIGSLDVQVELSGGIRDDESLHRALSTGARRVNIGTAALEDPDWCDKVVGEYGDRVAIGLDVRGTRLAARGWTRDGGELYEVLARLEAAGCARYVVTDVNSDGMLRGPNLDLLRDVCAHATAPVIASGGVSTLDDLRALTALEPLGVEGAIAGTALYTGAFTVTEALAVLRAEAR